taatgtagtaTTTAAAATACTCAAGAAAATGGTAATGAAtggtttttaattttttattgtaaTGTCAGTTAATTATACCTTACATGATGACTTGCAGTCAACATTAGACAGCTAAAAGTTGATGATTTGTCTTATAAATGGCAAAAAAAATAAACATGGAAATTCTTCTAAATTTCTTTAGAGGGCAGATATTATAACACAATTTAGGGCAATTAAtccaaatatatataaaaaaaaactcttCAGCTTTTCAGTAAAAGCACAATGTAAGAAATTCTTAATGCAACTTGAACTTATTTTTGCAGAATGCCAAGGAGAATCGGGTTCATTAAGGATTGCAATAAATCCATTTTTTTTCTCTTAAAAACTCCATTCGGTTAGATAAATTACCATATGCACAGTGTTCATATAATCTGCTGTGCACACACAACTTCTCAACTACTTGGGAACTATGAATTACGCTACAATTGCCCACCCCAAGAGCAGCAGCCTACACAACTGACAGGTGTGGAAATCATATACACAAATCATGCACTATATCCATAAATTCACTTTCATTTAAAGCAGTAGGTCCCAAAGTGAATGGGATGACTTAAGAGGGCACCAAGGAGGCGAGCCCCTCCAAGTGATAAGTCTTCATCACTTATTTATGACCGCCCTGTTAAAAGGGACACTGGGATGAGTTTATCCAAGAAAGTTTGGAAACCACCAATTTAAATGACGAGATTCAAGAGCACTCTCACTAAACCTTCTCTCTGCTATACTCAGATTAAACCCTTCAACTTTACCACACCTCCTTTACACTCAACTCTCTTATTAGGTTAATTGAACATCCAAATTTTCACTTTTACAAAAATTATTCACTGCAAAAATTAAGGACTTAAAATATTATCTAGGAAAATACCTTATCATGCAAAAATGATCCTCTGCCCTAATCTAAAATTTATTAATTTTGAATCATCTAAGAAAATACCCctaacacactcagaccttgttcATCATGTTCTTGCATAACTCGTATCATCCACTTGAATCACCATAACCAATCTTCACTCAACTTTTTTGAACACGGTATATTGCACCTGGCTGCATCACATGCTTTACCCATAACTCTGGTGGCATGTACAACGTCTCACTTTTGTGGGGGAGTTTTCCTGTGGGAAATGGGAACTATACTGTATTCACTTTTAAGGTTGTATCTCAGCTTTAGAAGGCAATGACCATTTATATTTCTTTAAAATCGCCTACCAAggcaattaattatatatatttttgtacaaaTAACTTGCACAGCATTTGCAGTGTAAAATTGATGAAAAAGGAAACAAAATATTCCTGGTCATTTGGTTGAATGGAGCACAAAGTTCCATGAATGATTTAAAGAAATACCGAGTAGAGAATAAGGCTTTAATTTGATAAAAATTCTTACAGGTGAAATGTCACCTTCAATAAAGTGTACTCTACTTGACATTTCTCTATATCCCTGTCTGTATTACTTTGACAGCAGGAAAAAACCTATTTTACCCTCCCAAAACATACAACAGGGAAGAACCCAATCATATCCTCTGAGAACATACAACAGGGAAGAACCCAATCATATCCTCTGAGAACATACAACAGGGAAGAACCCAATCTTATCCTCCAGGTATGTACAACAGTGGAGAATTCACTAACCACACTCTCCACAGTACATTATAATATTGCTTCCCTCAACTGACAGGTTTCACCCTCAAGGCACACACCACACGGCAAGCATGAAGTTGCATTCCCCATATAAAATCATTACTACGAAAAacaattttgtttttaattcCAATGAACACAAACTGATATTCTTCATATCCATTACTAAAGTAATTCTTACAAAATGAACACAATATATAAATTTTCTACAGTAATATTAGGGAAAATGGGGTTCTAACATTACACCAATGTTTATATACAGGAATGATACAGGATCACACACTGCTTAAACATGACAAGACTGGCTTACTAAGTAGTTAGTTTAACtccaaaatactgtacagtacaacaaTTAACTTCCCTACAAGGGAAGGAAATTTGGGACAACAAAGGCAATACTTCAGGTCTTCTGAGAATCTCTCAATCTATTATTCTAAACAATTTGACTTAACAACTAAATAAGCACGGGTTTCCTTTAATTCAAAGGTCGTTATACAACTAACCTAACAAAATTTACGCTCATGATTCACACCAGTAACACGTTCTTAATTACCTACTGATAACAATAGTTTAGTTATACGATATATACCATACATCATTCACTATATCTGCACAACTGCCAATAACAATATTATGTTCAGAATTAACGATACGTAACAATTTATAAGAATCATCTCGgttttcattataatgaaaatataaaacATGGAATAATTATAGATCAATATTCCACCATTTTAAGCTAAGTAAGACAATTTGTAACTCAATTCAATGGAGTCAAAGTATGTAATCCAAAGAAAATAATCATCCCCTATCAGAAATGTATTATGCATGATATGGTTTATCTCAATGACTTACACAGATGAATTAGCATTGAACACTAAATAGGTAACATTAATTTGTAAAAGATGCATCAGAGCAAGTGTACTGTACTTGCATTGTTACTGTACCAAATTAATAAGCCAAGGAATTGTACATCACACATGcaactgtaggtgtgtgtgtataagcAGATAGTAAACAGCCCGGCCTCGGCTGCCAAATGAAAACACTACCTTTCGGAATATAAAGGGGCAAACTTATTTTACACTCCCGAGTCTAttctcacactgcagcaccactcaGTGGTCAGATATGGGTTTTTCATCTCCACATTGAAATTCCACTGAATATTTTTGTCTTCAACCATTTTTCTTGTATTTTACCACTTGTATATTGTTGCTGCAAGACAATCCTCATCCTTTCCAAAATCATTTATCAGTACAAACACATGGCGACTGCTTTGCCTAAGTGATAGCTAAACCAACATCACTTCTTTGGCAAATTATTCATCTATACCTTTAAAAGTCAACTGAAAATGTCAGCTGAAGTGTCTGGGAAAGATGCTACATCTATATTAGCAGGAATGCTTTTCTTTGCACTGGAACATTTCTCTGTTTCAATATATTCTAAATTATCCTTAATATTTTGGGAAGTGCAGGGAGAAAGTTTCACCTGGACTAACATCCTTAGGTATATAACTATACTTTGCTCAGCATTAACTGTAAACAAAATATTTATCAGAACAAATATTAAGAATTTTTCTTAGGTCAACTGACTGtttgggaacacacacacacacacttcccaaaAATCTTTATTACATCACTGATTTTTAGACCTACCCCAGCATTAGGGGTTGATCACCATGACCCAGTCCAAAGTGTGGTTTAGTCACAAATGAGGCCAAGTTCATACAGTTCTCAGCATCCATATCAAATGTTAAATATACTGAGCAAACAATGCACATCTACAGAGCCACTTCAGTGGTTTAATTATCACcttatattttttaataataaaatataagaaCATTTCTGAAGAGGGTCATTTGTAATGAAATCATTTAagtacacttgaaatgcaaaaataaaaTAACCAGCCAGGTAATTTTAATAAAACAAGGAAAATGGAACATTTATATACTATTAAGTGACTTCTTGCTCATATTTAAGTATGATGTATGCAACTTCTACTCTATCTGATAGACTAGTTAAGTGGTTTcagaaataaagaaataaatgacTACTTATAGATTTCTGTATTTAAATCATTTACTCATTAATGCCAACAATATATGATACCTTTATTGTCCATACCTTGATGCTAATAAAAGATTACTTTCAAATAATATACAGTAAATACTTCATAACCAATTTCTTGTGAAACCAAATTTTTGTATAAACAACAATTGTTAACCAAGAGGTCAGTGATGGCAGAAGACCTTGTCATCAGTATAACTCAAAATCATATATATCCAAAGTGTTTCACATTTCTGGCCAAATTAAACTCACATACTGTAAGTTTATGACATTTAATATTCAGtctgcaaaataaaatataaaatcggATTGATCTTTATTTTTGAGAAAACTACTGGTATATGACCAGCAAAATTCATACCAGCAAGTAAGAGACTAAAGAGTAGATACAATGGCTACCTCAACCCTATCATAAAAATGAGAGAAAACTGCCTCGTCTTAAGTACACTGGTTAATATATCAACAAAAATGGTGTTTAATCAGCTGGTTCCAATTAAATGTCATCCAAGAGCAAGTGGGCCTAAGGTGCCTGGTGTGGTTGTAGTTCTACACAGCCTCATGAAGAGTTCTATTTAATCTCCCAATTTACACAAGTTTAACACAAACAAAATAAATGCACCGATTTACAAGCTGCTCGAGAATAAATCTTTGAATAATGCCTCAGAATTGCACCTAGTTTACGTCTAAGGCTATGAACGATTTAAAATGTTAAACAACACACTAGAAACGATGAAGAACCTGATTCTAAGTATGTTAAGGCTCTCTTAAACCTATTGATTATTGAAACACTtgggaataaaaaaaaaagtgcttTAAAAAATAATGCTTCCCAATGATCTAGTGTTATATGTGGGAGAAAGCACAGTTTTTGCATATACTGTATGCTTGTGTGTTTACATAAACTctgaaatacagtactgtaatgtaaTAGCTTTTCAAGTTAAATGTGAAAACACTTTCAGCTAAATATTCCAGCACACCTCATTAAatgtataaaataaaaaataaaaacttaAACATTTTTTGTTTAGATCCCAATAGATCAATATAACAAACTAGAATCATATGTACATGGCAAGTAACTGTACCACTGAGACATCCATTTCAAGTACCTAAGAATACTATCTACAGATGGAAAATTGTTCTTCATGCACTGTTTTCTTGTAGTAACTGCAACAGAACTTGTCCATGTATGTTGGAAGCTTAAAAGGTCACCCAGCCACTTCCAGAGCCTCCACTTGGTGGATTACTGCAGAGGAAAACATTAAATATGGAGATTAATATCAGATACACGAATTGGCCAAGTTCCTCAAAGTCCAAAAGATAATAATTCGGCAGGCTTTTAAATGATAAAATTATAATGCTGAAGTCTGTAAGTAATAATCTAACCTGGGAGGTGGTGGCTTGACAGCAGCACTGGCAAAATCACCCCAAGATTCACCAGTACCGCTTCCTGCTCCTGTTTGAGATGCAGGACTGCTCGGGGCATCTGATAAATCTCCCAGTATATCTAAATTACTAGCTGCAGATGGAGGTGATGATGTAGTTATGCCTGCAGGACCTGGAGGAGGTGCTAATTTCACTCCCCCTGGTGGCGGTGGCAACAGCCCTAAACCACCTGCACCTCCTTTGGGTTTTGGTCGGTTGATTCCTTCTTGGCCCTCCTTTTTCTGTTGGGTGAAAGATTTTCAGGATAACTTAAAACTTGTGTACTGTATATGATATGATTAGGAAATAACCCCTTCACAtgaatggtgaaatactaaagaaattgttcatgacctttgtgagaccaaagctggaatatgcagtggtagtatggtgcccatattttatgaagcacatcaacaaactggaaaaggtgcaaagacatgtaaCCAAATGACTCCTGGAAGTGAAAGACTAGAGCTACAAGgacaggttagaggcattaaacatgccaaaactagaagatagaagaaaaagaggcaatatgatcactacgtactttATAATAACGGGAATCGACAAAATTTATACTTTCACAGagtgtagatggttggaacagggTGAGAAAGTGGTCGAAGCCAAAACCGCCAATAGTTTAAAAAcgctatatgacaaagagtgatgggaagacaggacaccacaagcTCTCATCCTTCAATTTTGGGAATTTATATTGCCCTTTACTGTATACAGAGCTGTACGGGAGTCCTTTACTGTATGGGAgctggtcggccaagcggacagcggacttgtgatcctgtggtcctgggttcgatcccaggcgccggcgagaaacattgggcagagtttctttcaccctatgcccctgttacctagcagtaaaataggtacctgggtgttagtcagctgtcacgggctgcttcctgggggtggaggcctggtcgaggaccgggccgcggggacactaaaaagccccgaaatcatctcaagataacctcaagatacagatTATAGATTTGTTTCATGTACAAGAATTTATGAATCCATTGAAACATTTGATAAATTCAGATAATTGGTATAATTATCTGATTTCAGATAATTATTTCAGATAATTATTggtataattattaattaattattaatactGGAATACCGGTATATTACAGGAAATTATTAataccagtactgtatatactttCTTAGAATTCAGCGGAAAAAGAAGTTTGCTTAGCTGGTATACTATGCACAGGCTTGAGTAATATgcacaggctggtgtaatgagcaCAGACtcaaaacatcaccaccactaagaCATCAGCAACAGAGCCTGTGTGACCGCCTCAGATTGAGAGACGTGAACAAGAAGCAGAGGCTGGCTATTTAGACCAAACCACAACCAAGGCAGAACCCACAGAGGAAGATTTAAAAATAAAGTATAACAAGTCAGAAACCAACTTCAAAGCCTTCAAACCATGATGAGCCATGATGAGAGtttgaacctatgcgctgggtgttcccagatgcacgctctaGTAGACTGCATCTCGACATggtaagaattgcaacctggggtactaCAGTAGAGGTACTGCACCCAAGGGTCCCGAGGCTTCCCCTGAAGCCGAATCGgagtttcacacaatcccccccatgcactcgggctctgtcgTTTAGTATGTCAACCTCTAACGCCCCTCTTTCAAAACATGATGTGATGCACCATTATTTGCATCAACAAAAAGATCATAATAATCTTTCCTGACTCCTCTGCCTGCTGATGTAGGAAGGTAAGGCTATATATCTCACACTACTCTAGTTTATATCAAATCAACATTCTCAAACATATATAGGATGAACCAGTCTTGTATGGAAATGGAATAGGAGTCATATGACTCATCAAGAAGAGCTAAGAGAGtagcagatttttttttttttttgctaaaccACTGCTGGATCTACTCTCCAGTCTACTGCTAATGTTGGATGAATATGACGGTCTTTAATCAAGGGTTTAAGATGAACAAAATAGAGGCATGAAAACATTTgaatatccacacacaaaaatcacactaacgtgatgtatcaaacgaacaaatccacaagggtcgtgacgaggattcgaacctgcgtccgggagcatcccagacactgccgggatgctcccggacgcaggttcgaatcctcgtcacgtcccttgtggatttgttcatttgaataTCCAGTTCCTTTCCAAGAATGGAAAAGCACCAGAATATGTGAAGTCAATTGGTACCACAAGAGGAGATGAAGAATTAACACAAATTCTTGCAAAACTGTTTTCAAATACAACACAGAACAAAATGTCCACTGTCCACTGGACCAATATTTTTGTGCTGTACAGTACTTTTTACAAGGTAAGAGATAGAGAAAAGCTACACCTTAAGATAAATGTGCCTTGTAACTATTAAACtaaatatacttttttttttacacacaagAAAACGTTTACACaagtttgtgtttttttttatacaCACAAAAAAGACCTATTAGAAGAACTATACAATTTCACTTACTGTTATTTTCATATTGATTTTAATAGTCTGACCATCCTTGAAACCTAGATCAAGGCTGGGTTTTCcctcttctttctctttctctgcttcttcttctttcttgacCCATTTGAAGTGATCTTGAAGTGCTACATTTAAGTCAAAGCTGTCAGACCTATCTCCAAATCCTATCCCAATGAATGCCGCTCTTCCTGAAGAAACATCAATAAAATTTGAAGTTAACTATTGAAAAACTTCATGTTTTCTATCAATTAATAACAG
The sequence above is drawn from the Procambarus clarkii isolate CNS0578487 chromosome 49, FALCON_Pclarkii_2.0, whole genome shotgun sequence genome and encodes:
- the LOC123763150 gene encoding NECAP-like protein CG9132, translated to MDDYESVLLVKSEVFVYKIPPRATNRGYRAADWNLGTPDWTGRMRLVNKKNECIVKLEDKTTGELFAKCPIDKYPGVAIESVTDSSRYFVLRIQDEGGRAAFIGIGFGDRSDSFDLNVALQDHFKWVKKEEEAEKEKEEGKPSLDLGFKDGQTIKINMKITKKEGQEGINRPKPKGGAGGLGLLPPPPGGVKLAPPPGPAGITTSSPPSAASNLDILGDLSDAPSSPASQTGAGSGTGESWGDFASAAVKPPPPSNPPSGGSGSGWVTF